Proteins from a genomic interval of Papaver somniferum cultivar HN1 chromosome 4, ASM357369v1, whole genome shotgun sequence:
- the LOC113273354 gene encoding uncharacterized protein LOC113273354 yields the protein MYKIIAKILANRIKPLLNNFISPFQAAFLSKRQISDNIIISQEIIHSFKKKKVKHAGMGIKIDMSKAFDRVDWDFLLSSMRAFGFDSRFCKLIFQCISTSSIVVLVNGSPWDFFKPTRGLRQGYPLSPYLFIICMEIFSRMLLSSEEEKTIHGVQITSKNSHISHLFFADDCLLFIRADLKKCSNILALIDNFSKASGQLINFGNSGVFFSKNVQPKHQRMICRLLKIKKIDPKDTYLGTPLFISRDKIQLFEKIVENIEQKIQGWIGKTLAQASKLVLNKAFLAKPKVLWVSQLNPRYFRKTSVFKAKVPTSSSWIWKCISKGLHLVEQNSIWEIGDGASVNIWDDKWVPQLERNLSSYKIDTNSNLTLVKDLLDPLTLKWNHTIIVGIFPDNIVRKICNIGIVIGKPDKLRWLITNSGIFSVKSMYNKLNGRTENLHNLGQPDYFWSHLWKLNVSQRIKNFGWKFLKDAISTNSKLARFMPNIHPSCPFGCKENETLEHLLFFCPFALAVWEIALSPRTSTQLGIEINRYLEFWRNDRGVLRRDIVKPVEPPKWIFPKKSQFKLNIDATWISSSLPAGFSIILRNDTGDFKQGRAGPISATSPEEAEALGLWHGARWALDNEWANFSVEGDCQKMFDYLNGKSSQIEWKNQLLMDEAKICFDKCKKKWVFLIFLDWQIRWLTL from the exons ATGTATAAGATTATTGCTAAAATTCTGGCTAACCGAATTAAACCTCTTCTAAATAATTTTATTTCTCCATTTCAAGCGGCCTTTCTCTCTAAACGGCAAATTTCTGATAACATCATTATTTCCCAAGAGATAATTCACTcctttaagaaaaagaaagtgaagCATGCTGGAATGGGTATCAAAATTGACATgtctaaagcctttgataggGTTGACTGGgattttttactttcttctatgaGAGCTTTTGGATTTGATTCTAGATTTTGTAAGCTAATTTTCCAATGTATTTCTACTTCTTCTATTGTTGTCCTTGTTAATGGAAGTCCATGGGATTTCTTTAAACCAACTAGAGGTCTTAGGCAAGGATATCCTTTATCTCCCTATCTTTTTATAATTTGTATGGAAATTTTTTCTAGAATGCTCCTATCTAGTGAAGAGGAGAAAACTATTCATGGAGTACAAATTACTTCAAAAAATAGTCATATttctcatcttttctttgctgatgattgcctTCTTTTTATTAGGGCTGATCTTAAAAAGTGTAGTAATATCTTAGCCTTAATTGATAACTTTAGTAAAGCCTCAGGTCAGTTAATTAACTTCGGAAATTCTGGAGTATTTTTCAGTAAAAATGTCCAGCCTAAGCATCAAAGGATGATTTGTAGGCTGTTAAAGATTAAAAAAATTGACCCTAAGGATACTTATCTAGGAACACCTCTTTTCATTAGTAGAGATAAAATTcaactttttgaaaaaattgtagAAAATATCGAGCAAAAGATTCAAGGTTGGATTGGTAAAACCTTAGCTCAAGCTAGTAAATTGGTTCTGAATAAGGCATTTTTAGCTA AACCTAAAGTCCTTTGGGTGTCTCAATTAAATCCTAGATACTTTAGAAAAACTTCGGTATTTAAAGCTAAAGTTCCAACCTCTAGCTCTTGGATATGGAAATGCATCAGTAAAGGTTTACATCTAGTGGAACAAAATAGCATTTGGGAAATAGGAGATGGAGCTAGTGTAAATATTTGGGATGATAAATGGGTACCACAGTTGGAAAGAAACCTTAGTAGTTACAAAATTGATACTAATTCTAATTTAACACTTGTGAAGGATCTTTTAGACCCATTGACACTGAAGTGGAATCATACCATCATAGTTGGTATATTTCCTGATAATATAGTTAGGAAAATTTGTAACATCGGAATAGTTATTGGCAAACCTGACAAGCTTAGATGGCTTATTACTAATTCAGGTATTTTTTCTGTCAAGTCCATGTACAATAAACTCAATGGAAGAACAGAAAATCTTCATAACTTAGGACAACCTGATTACTTTTGGTCTCATCTCTGGAAGCTTAATGTATCTCAAAGAATTAAAAATTTTGGGTGGAAATTTTTAAAAGATGCTATTTCAACTAATTCGAAGCTAGCTAGATTTATGCCTAATATCCATCCTAGCTGCCCATTTGGATGTAAGGAAAACGAAACTCTAGAACATCTTCTGTTTTTCTGTCCATTTGCTCTAGCGGTTTGGGAAATTGCACTTTCACCT agAACGAGTACCCAATTAGGAATAGAAATCAATCGGTATCTAGAATTCTGGAGGAATGACAGAGGTGTATTAAGACGGGACATAGTCAAACCAGTAGAACCACCTAAATGGATTTTCCCAAAAAAATCTCAGTTTAAACTTAATATAGATGCGACTTGGATTTCAAGTTCATTACCAGCAGGTTTTTCTATAATATTAAGAAATGATACGGGTGATTTTAAACAAGGAAGAGCAGGTCCTATCTCAGCAACTTCCCCTGAAGAAGCGGAAGCCTTAGGTTTGTGGCATGGAGCAAGATGGGCACTGGACAACGAATGGGCAAATTTCAGCGTGGAAGGTGACTGTCAGAAGATGTTTGACTACCTGAATGGGAAATCATCTCAAATAGAATGGAAAAATCAATTGCTCATGGATGAAGCTAAGATATGCTTcgacaaatgcaaaaaaaaatgggTTTTTTTAATATTCCTAGATTGGCAAATCAGGTGGCTGACACTCTAG